The Paenibacillus sp. RC334 nucleotide sequence ATATTCCTCGCAAGAGGCTACTCCATTTGGCAATTTTAATGTGCTTTATTTTACCATCCTACGTACTCACCTTATCATGGTCTTCCTTTATGGGTACGCAAGGCTGGGTAGCCAAGCTATTACAGTGGTTTGATCCTGGATTAACGCCCTGGAGCATGTACAGTATGGGCGGTATTATCTTTGTCATGGGGATTCATCATTTTCCATTAGTGTATATGTTCACGCTGGATGTATTCAGAAAAATTCCCCGCGATCTGGAATGGGCAGCAAGAACGGGGGGAGCTAGTAAAATAGAAACGTTTCGCCGAATTACACTCCCATTGTCTCTGCCTGGATTGACGGCTGGGGGGTTACTGGTATTTCTGGCTTCTATGGACAATTTCGGCATCCCGGCTTTCTTGGGAACACCCGTAAACATATCGGTACTTAGTACATTGATCTACGAGGAGATTATCGGGTTCGGTCCATCGGCCTTTGCGCGTGGAGCTTCACTGTCTGTGTTACTGGGACTCGCGGCGGTGCTGGGGAGCCTGTTGCAATGGCTGCTGCTCCGTAAAAGCCACGCTTCGGACACCATCCAGCCGGATCATACACCTCGATATACGCTGGGTAAATCCAGCAAGGGGGTATCTGTATTAGTATGGGCTTTTCTGCTGCTGGTTACGGTAGTGCCTCTGTCTTCCATGCTGTCGATGTCTTTGAAAAAAGCCTACGGACTCGGTCTGACAGCGTCCAATATGACGTTAGGCAATTATCGCTACATTTTGTTTGAAAATCCGAGAGTTTGGCAAGCGATTCAGAATAGCCTGACGCTATCACTGATTACGATGCTGGTCTGTCTGCTGATCGGTTCCTGCTTCGCTTATATGCGTGTGCGCAAGCCTTCACGCCTGAATAAGATAGCTGAGCTTGCCACTGCCGTTCCATATACGTTGCCAGGCATTGTTTTTGCTTTATCCATGATACTGGTCTGGATGGAACCCGTTCCTGGTTGGAATCCAGGAATTTATGGAACCATGGGTATTCTGTTCATAGC carries:
- a CDS encoding iron ABC transporter permease, whose amino-acid sequence is MITGLGAIAVFLFFVLPILKLILLSFQGEQGLSLANYSGLLKQERFWNTVRSTVMIVAGSTVLSLALGAMSAWLIAYTDIPRKRLLHLAILMCFILPSYVLTLSWSSFMGTQGWVAKLLQWFDPGLTPWSMYSMGGIIFVMGIHHFPLVYMFTLDVFRKIPRDLEWAARTGGASKIETFRRITLPLSLPGLTAGGLLVFLASMDNFGIPAFLGTPVNISVLSTLIYEEIIGFGPSAFARGASLSVLLGLAAVLGSLLQWLLLRKSHASDTIQPDHTPRYTLGKSSKGVSVLVWAFLLLVTVVPLSSMLSMSLKKAYGLGLTASNMTLGNYRYILFENPRVWQAIQNSLTLSLITMLVCLLIGSCFAYMRVRKPSRLNKIAELATAVPYTLPGIVFALSMILVWMEPVPGWNPGIYGTMGILFIAYICRFMILQIRSGITAFMQVDASMEEAARISGAGFWRKWTAVLLPLVLPGILTGGLLVFLTALTELTVSALLYSSGSQTIGVTIFSFEQAGETLYSTALSSLIVVLIAAGGAIVLLVQKWATRKGVRS